GACCGTGAAATCCTGGACATCACGCTCGCGGCCGGTGCACGGAATTACATGAGCCGCGTGTTGCAGGCCATCGCGTCCGAAGTGGACGTCCCCACCAAGCTCTCCCCTCAACTCCGGAGCGCACTTCTGGCGCCCCTGGCACAGTACGGAGCAGAAGCGAAGCCGCGCCACCGCGGCGCCTGACCCCAGCCCAAACCCTCTCTCACTTCCGACAACAAAAGCCCAAACCCTCTCTCACTTTTTCAAGAAGAGTGAGAGAGGGTTTCAAAAGAACCTGCAGGTAGTGAGAGAGGGTCCAGCAGGCGGCGAGCGCGCGCTCCTAAACCAAAGCGGCGGCGAGCGCCTTGAGGATCCACTCCCGGTAGGCTTCGGGGGTCCATCCGGCGTCGTTCACCAGGGTGCGGTAGGCCTGCGGATGGCCGAGGGACCAGATGGCTGCGGCGGCGTCTTCGTCGGACATGCCCGAGGTCAGGCCGCCGCGCTCCCTGACCGCCGCGGCCGCTTCGTGATACCGCGTCAGCCGCTGCAGGGCGCGGGCCTTTTCCAGTTTCGCCACATCGGCATCCACGGCGGCCGCCTGTGCGATCACGCCCAACACTGTGGCGGTCCGCTGGTGCACCTCGGCGAACCAGTCCGCCAGCATGGCCAGCAGCGCTTCAAGATCGGGAGCCTGGCGGGTGCGTTCGCGCATGAACTCCAGCACCTGCGCCGGCGCGTTCGGCCCTGAGGCGGCGTCATCCAGCGCTGCCGAGAGCAGCGCCGCCTTGTTTCCTACGGAGTTGTAGACGGTCTGCACGGCCACGCCGCTCTCGGCTGCAACGCCTTCGATGGTGGTGCGCACGTAGCCGTTGGTAGCGAAGAGCCTGCTGGCAGTCGCCACGATGTGCAGCCGGGTGTCCGCCGCCTGGGCCGTCCTCCGCGTGATTCTGGGAGCTGTTGTTTTTGGTGCTGGCGCCATGAACTTAGACTATCCCTCCACTCACT
Above is a window of Arthrobacter sp. FB24 DNA encoding:
- a CDS encoding TetR/AcrR family transcriptional regulator, whose product is MAPAPKTTAPRITRRTAQAADTRLHIVATASRLFATNGYVRTTIEGVAAESGVAVQTVYNSVGNKAALLSAALDDAASGPNAPAQVLEFMRERTRQAPDLEALLAMLADWFAEVHQRTATVLGVIAQAAAVDADVAKLEKARALQRLTRYHEAAAAVRERGGLTSGMSDEDAAAAIWSLGHPQAYRTLVNDAGWTPEAYREWILKALAAALV